One genomic region from Apodemus sylvaticus chromosome 1, mApoSyl1.1, whole genome shotgun sequence encodes:
- the Lzts2 gene encoding leucine zipper putative tumor suppressor 2 isoform X1 gives MAIVHTLPVPLEPARETATAPQTPAMGSVSSLISGRPCPGGPAPQRHHGVPGPTFFRQQDGLLRGGYEAQEPLCPAVPPRKAVPGNSFTYVNEDFRTESPPSPSSDVEDPREHQAHNAHLRGPPPKLIPVSGKLEKNMEKILIRPTAFKPVLPKPRGAPSLPGFLGPRAAGLSGSQGSLTQLFGGPASSSSSSSSSSAADKPLPLSGWASGCPSGTLSDSGRNSLSSLPTYSTGGAEPTTNSPGGHLPSHGPGRGALPGPARGVPTGPSHSDSGRSSSSKSTGSLGGRVAGGLLGSGARASSDSSSGGDRSPPPPPPPPPPPSDEALLHCVLEGKLRDREAELQHLRDSMDESEATVSQAFGARQRRWPREREDCAAQAQQATQRVQRAQQLLQLQVLQLQQEKRQLQDDFAQLLQEREQLERRCATFEREQRELGPRLEETKWEVCQKSGEISLLKQQLKESQAELVQKGSELVALRVALREARAALRVSEGRARGLQEAARARELELEACSQELQRYRQEADRLREKAGHLDAEASGLREPSVPTAAADPFLLAESDEAKVQRAAAGAGGSLRAQVERLRQELQREQRRGDEQRDSFEGERLAWQAEKEQVIRYQKQLQHNYIQMYRRNRQLEQELQQLSLELEARELADLGLAEPAPCICLEEITATEI, from the exons ATGGCCATTGTGCATACTCTGCCAGTGCCGCTGGAGCCCGCACGTGAGACGGCCACTGCCCCACAAACTCCAGCAATGGGCAGCGTGAGTAGCCTTATCTCAGGCCGGCCCTGTCCTGGGGGACCTGCTCCTCAACGCCACCATGGAGTCCCTGGGCCCACCTTCTTCCGCCAGCAGGATGGGCTGCTACGGGGTGGCTATGAGGCACAGGAACCACTCTGCCCAGCTGTGCCACCCAGGAAGGCTGTCCCAGGCAACAGCTTTACCTATGTCAATGAAGACTTCCGGACAGAGTCACCTCCCAGCCCAAGCAGTGACGTCGAAGATCCCCGAGAACATCAGGCACACAATGCCCACCTCCGTGGGCCCCCACCGAAGCTCATCCCTGTCTCTGGAAAGCTGGAAAAG AATATGGAGAAGATCCTGATCCGGCCAACAGCCTTCAAGCCGGTGCTGCCCAAACCTCGGGGGGCACCATCCCTACCTGGCTTCCTTGGTCCTCGAGCTGCTGGGCTATCTGGGAGCCAGGGCAGCCTGACACAGCTGTTTGGGGGgccagcctcttcctcctcctcttcctcttcctcctctgctgctgACAAACCCTTGCCACTGAGTGGCTGGGCCAGCGGCTGCCCTTCAGGAACACTCTCAGACTCTGGCCGGAATTCTTTATCCAGCTTACCCACCTATAGCACCGGAGGTGCCGAGCCAACCACCAACTCCCCAGGTGGGCACCTGCCCTCCCACGGCCCTGGCCGAGGGGCACTGCCTGGTCCAGCCCGAGGGGTCCCTACTGGGCCCTCCCATTCAGACAGTGGCCGGTCCTCCTCCAGCAAAAGCACGGGTTCCTTGGGGGGTCGTGTAGCTGGGGGGCTCTTGGGCAGTGGCGCCCGGGCCTCCTCTGACAGCAGTTCCGGTGGAGACCgctctccaccccctccccctccgccACCTCCACCCCCTTCGGATGAGGCCTTGCTACACTGTGTCCTGGAAGGGAAGCTCCGAGACCGGGAGGCGGAGCTGCAGCACCTGCGGGACAGCATGGATGAGAGTGAGGCCACCGTGAGTCAG GCATTCGGGGCCCGGCAGCGGCGCTGGCCACGCGAGCGGGAGGACTGTGCAGCCCAGGCACAGCAGGCCACGCAGCGTGTCCAGCGGGCCCAacagctgctgcagctgcaggTGCTCCAGCTGCAGCAGGAGAAGCGCCAGCTGCAGGATGACTTCGCCCAGCTGCTGCAGGAGCGAGAGCAGCTGGAGCGCCGCTGTGCCACCTTTGAACGGGAGCAGCGGGAACTTGGGCCGCGGCTGGAGGAGACCAAGTGGGAG GTGTGTCAGAAATCAGGTGAGATCTCCCTGCTGAAGCAGCAACTGAAGGAATCTCAGGCAGAGCTGGTCCAGAAGGGCAGTGAGCTGGTGGCGCTGCGGGTGGCCCTCCGTGAGGCCCGGGCTGCCTTGCGGGTCAGTGAGGGCCGAGCCAGGGGCCTGCAGGAGGCGGCCCGCGCTCGCGAGCTGGAGCTGGAGGCCTGCTCGCAGGAGCTACAGCGGTACCGCCAGGAGGCTGACCGGCTCCGGGAGAAGGCCGGGCATTTGGATGCTGAAGCGTCAGGACTCCGGGAGCCCTCTGTACCCACTGCCGCCGCCGACCCGTTCCTCCTGGCGGAGAGTGACGAGGCTAAGGTGCAGCGGGCAGCAGCTGGGGCCGGGGGCAGCCTGCGGGCTCAGGTGGAACGGCTGCGCCAAGAACTGCAGCGGGAGCAGCGGCGAGGGGACGAGCAACGGGACAGCTTTGAGGGAGAGCGGCTGGCCTGGCAGGCGGAGAAGGAACAGGTGATCCGCTACCAGAAGCAGCTGCAGCACAACTATATCCAGATGTACCGGAGAAACCGGCAACTGGAGCAGGAACTGCAGCAACTGAGCCTGGAGCTGGAGGCCCGCGAGCTTGCAGACCTGGGCCTGGCAGAGCCGGCCCCCTGCATCTGTCTGGAGGAGATTACTGCCACTGAGATCTAG
- the Lzts2 gene encoding leucine zipper putative tumor suppressor 2 isoform X2, whose protein sequence is MAIVHTLPVPLEPARETATAPQTPAMGSDGLLRGGYEAQEPLCPAVPPRKAVPGNSFTYVNEDFRTESPPSPSSDVEDPREHQAHNAHLRGPPPKLIPVSGKLEKNMEKILIRPTAFKPVLPKPRGAPSLPGFLGPRAAGLSGSQGSLTQLFGGPASSSSSSSSSSAADKPLPLSGWASGCPSGTLSDSGRNSLSSLPTYSTGGAEPTTNSPGGHLPSHGPGRGALPGPARGVPTGPSHSDSGRSSSSKSTGSLGGRVAGGLLGSGARASSDSSSGGDRSPPPPPPPPPPPSDEALLHCVLEGKLRDREAELQHLRDSMDESEATVSQAFGARQRRWPREREDCAAQAQQATQRVQRAQQLLQLQVLQLQQEKRQLQDDFAQLLQEREQLERRCATFEREQRELGPRLEETKWEVCQKSGEISLLKQQLKESQAELVQKGSELVALRVALREARAALRVSEGRARGLQEAARARELELEACSQELQRYRQEADRLREKAGHLDAEASGLREPSVPTAAADPFLLAESDEAKVQRAAAGAGGSLRAQVERLRQELQREQRRGDEQRDSFEGERLAWQAEKEQVIRYQKQLQHNYIQMYRRNRQLEQELQQLSLELEARELADLGLAEPAPCICLEEITATEI, encoded by the exons ATGGCCATTGTGCATACTCTGCCAGTGCCGCTGGAGCCCGCACGTGAGACGGCCACTGCCCCACAAACTCCAGCAATGGGCAGC GATGGGCTGCTACGGGGTGGCTATGAGGCACAGGAACCACTCTGCCCAGCTGTGCCACCCAGGAAGGCTGTCCCAGGCAACAGCTTTACCTATGTCAATGAAGACTTCCGGACAGAGTCACCTCCCAGCCCAAGCAGTGACGTCGAAGATCCCCGAGAACATCAGGCACACAATGCCCACCTCCGTGGGCCCCCACCGAAGCTCATCCCTGTCTCTGGAAAGCTGGAAAAG AATATGGAGAAGATCCTGATCCGGCCAACAGCCTTCAAGCCGGTGCTGCCCAAACCTCGGGGGGCACCATCCCTACCTGGCTTCCTTGGTCCTCGAGCTGCTGGGCTATCTGGGAGCCAGGGCAGCCTGACACAGCTGTTTGGGGGgccagcctcttcctcctcctcttcctcttcctcctctgctgctgACAAACCCTTGCCACTGAGTGGCTGGGCCAGCGGCTGCCCTTCAGGAACACTCTCAGACTCTGGCCGGAATTCTTTATCCAGCTTACCCACCTATAGCACCGGAGGTGCCGAGCCAACCACCAACTCCCCAGGTGGGCACCTGCCCTCCCACGGCCCTGGCCGAGGGGCACTGCCTGGTCCAGCCCGAGGGGTCCCTACTGGGCCCTCCCATTCAGACAGTGGCCGGTCCTCCTCCAGCAAAAGCACGGGTTCCTTGGGGGGTCGTGTAGCTGGGGGGCTCTTGGGCAGTGGCGCCCGGGCCTCCTCTGACAGCAGTTCCGGTGGAGACCgctctccaccccctccccctccgccACCTCCACCCCCTTCGGATGAGGCCTTGCTACACTGTGTCCTGGAAGGGAAGCTCCGAGACCGGGAGGCGGAGCTGCAGCACCTGCGGGACAGCATGGATGAGAGTGAGGCCACCGTGAGTCAG GCATTCGGGGCCCGGCAGCGGCGCTGGCCACGCGAGCGGGAGGACTGTGCAGCCCAGGCACAGCAGGCCACGCAGCGTGTCCAGCGGGCCCAacagctgctgcagctgcaggTGCTCCAGCTGCAGCAGGAGAAGCGCCAGCTGCAGGATGACTTCGCCCAGCTGCTGCAGGAGCGAGAGCAGCTGGAGCGCCGCTGTGCCACCTTTGAACGGGAGCAGCGGGAACTTGGGCCGCGGCTGGAGGAGACCAAGTGGGAG GTGTGTCAGAAATCAGGTGAGATCTCCCTGCTGAAGCAGCAACTGAAGGAATCTCAGGCAGAGCTGGTCCAGAAGGGCAGTGAGCTGGTGGCGCTGCGGGTGGCCCTCCGTGAGGCCCGGGCTGCCTTGCGGGTCAGTGAGGGCCGAGCCAGGGGCCTGCAGGAGGCGGCCCGCGCTCGCGAGCTGGAGCTGGAGGCCTGCTCGCAGGAGCTACAGCGGTACCGCCAGGAGGCTGACCGGCTCCGGGAGAAGGCCGGGCATTTGGATGCTGAAGCGTCAGGACTCCGGGAGCCCTCTGTACCCACTGCCGCCGCCGACCCGTTCCTCCTGGCGGAGAGTGACGAGGCTAAGGTGCAGCGGGCAGCAGCTGGGGCCGGGGGCAGCCTGCGGGCTCAGGTGGAACGGCTGCGCCAAGAACTGCAGCGGGAGCAGCGGCGAGGGGACGAGCAACGGGACAGCTTTGAGGGAGAGCGGCTGGCCTGGCAGGCGGAGAAGGAACAGGTGATCCGCTACCAGAAGCAGCTGCAGCACAACTATATCCAGATGTACCGGAGAAACCGGCAACTGGAGCAGGAACTGCAGCAACTGAGCCTGGAGCTGGAGGCCCGCGAGCTTGCAGACCTGGGCCTGGCAGAGCCGGCCCCCTGCATCTGTCTGGAGGAGATTACTGCCACTGAGATCTAG